From one Flavobacterium sp. N502536 genomic stretch:
- a CDS encoding DUF4962 domain-containing protein, producing the protein MIQNKIVTLVASLIMLPVFSQQSPATIKLTAEKLHSRVREWPYPVNGITVPTNAPALLWPGTNGKNMVTPMESGSDIPEDPNIGNVRYKIMLASDKNFTKNPFTSAEQRWAVYPLHQALKAGKWYWKYGYALKGSSQWTWSPVYDFVIDARYAAQKVAPPISEVLKRNEGAHPLLWDMNRIGEAFYRNNLDNPEAKKFVAFAEKLMLAPLPTEKPQRVIDTTGKNPLEKKIIIERMYHGFGDAVGNPVRNLCIAYQLTKDKRFILDAKRRALNLANMNPDGLATGDDFTSGAVLEALGWFYDTGYDFLTPQEKETFKNSITIRAKRVYDHLPNRFELHVSDNHVWQITLRNLAIATVAVINDVPEAKEWLTYMYEVWSARFPVLGTTDGGWHEGNGYFRVNFKSIIYLSQMFGDFSGVDYFKLPWMQNLPYYMLYTHPNGAASTAIGDMWENIPYIVKGEAWFADALTYRMNNPYLNWYVGEIKRDYPTYYHGTDDFLFFRLLNYKPNRNLPATSPEKLPKTRKFADVGVVAMHEDLAKANTTLSSYLFSSPFGSSGHGHASQNAFTINYKGKVLFGGTGYYSNFSDKHNLLFYRSSKAYNTILADSLNQKIGEEGYGWIPRAISGQRIQYALGDASNAYGDIKSDFWLNRFKQINVVPNKTNGYGESGVTLYRRHMLQLEGGYIVLYDELEAKTPVKWTTQFHCPYYTIEGQNSANAKQQNFTVQTDLGNVNASIFADSPLKMAVHNQFYEAAVNWNKVTNDEGQIKDFKNQWHAGITSEARQKFRYLTIIQVKDGKTEIIKTVSDNSGLSHFQVSGWDIQVQLDGEKPAALQVVGKTAKSLFSYGNLPITFEGKTFSPKIAGSSVLLEMNGTKINKQEAVDELPDVAKYDKN; encoded by the coding sequence ATGATTCAGAATAAAATAGTCACATTAGTGGCATCCCTTATCATGTTGCCTGTTTTCAGTCAACAATCCCCGGCAACTATAAAACTAACAGCCGAAAAACTGCATTCAAGAGTACGTGAATGGCCGTATCCTGTAAACGGAATTACGGTACCCACCAATGCTCCTGCCCTGCTTTGGCCCGGAACCAATGGCAAAAACATGGTAACCCCAATGGAAAGCGGAAGTGATATTCCGGAAGATCCGAATATTGGTAATGTACGTTACAAAATAATGCTGGCAAGCGACAAAAACTTTACTAAAAACCCCTTCACCAGTGCCGAACAACGTTGGGCAGTTTATCCTTTGCACCAGGCTTTAAAAGCCGGAAAATGGTACTGGAAATACGGTTATGCCTTAAAAGGCAGCAGTCAATGGACTTGGTCTCCTGTTTACGATTTTGTAATCGATGCCCGATATGCTGCCCAAAAAGTAGCTCCTCCCATTAGCGAAGTCCTTAAAAGAAACGAAGGGGCACACCCTCTTTTATGGGATATGAACCGCATTGGCGAGGCTTTTTACCGCAACAATCTGGACAATCCCGAAGCTAAAAAATTTGTTGCTTTCGCAGAAAAATTAATGCTGGCGCCTCTTCCAACAGAGAAACCTCAGAGAGTAATTGATACCACAGGCAAAAATCCGTTAGAAAAGAAAATTATTATCGAACGAATGTATCATGGTTTTGGAGATGCTGTTGGAAACCCGGTTCGCAATTTATGCATCGCCTATCAGCTCACCAAAGACAAACGTTTCATTTTAGATGCCAAACGCAGAGCCTTAAACCTGGCCAACATGAATCCTGACGGACTGGCTACAGGAGATGATTTTACAAGTGGCGCCGTACTCGAAGCTTTGGGCTGGTTTTACGATACCGGTTATGATTTTTTAACCCCTCAGGAAAAAGAGACCTTTAAAAATAGCATTACCATCAGGGCCAAAAGAGTTTACGATCATTTGCCTAACCGTTTTGAGCTGCATGTGAGCGACAATCACGTTTGGCAAATTACCTTGCGCAATCTTGCTATTGCTACGGTAGCCGTGATTAACGATGTACCCGAGGCTAAGGAATGGCTCACCTATATGTACGAAGTCTGGTCGGCACGTTTTCCGGTATTGGGCACTACTGATGGTGGCTGGCATGAAGGAAACGGCTACTTCAGAGTCAACTTTAAATCGATTATTTACCTGTCTCAAATGTTTGGTGACTTTAGTGGTGTTGATTATTTTAAGTTGCCGTGGATGCAGAATCTTCCGTACTATATGCTGTACACCCATCCAAATGGTGCGGCAAGTACTGCCATTGGCGACATGTGGGAAAACATTCCGTACATCGTAAAAGGCGAAGCCTGGTTTGCCGATGCTTTGACCTACCGCATGAATAATCCGTATCTAAACTGGTATGTTGGCGAAATAAAAAGAGACTATCCGACCTACTATCACGGCACCGATGATTTCTTATTTTTCAGATTACTGAATTATAAACCCAATAGAAACTTACCCGCTACTTCCCCGGAAAAACTCCCTAAAACCCGCAAATTTGCTGATGTGGGTGTTGTAGCCATGCACGAAGATCTGGCCAAAGCCAATACAACCCTGAGCAGTTATTTGTTCAGCAGTCCGTTTGGTTCTTCGGGACACGGTCACGCTTCGCAAAATGCCTTTACTATTAATTACAAAGGAAAAGTCCTCTTTGGCGGAACGGGTTATTACAGTAATTTCAGCGACAAACACAATCTTTTATTTTACAGATCCTCTAAAGCCTACAACACGATTTTAGCCGACAGTCTGAACCAGAAAATTGGAGAAGAAGGTTACGGATGGATTCCGAGAGCTATTTCCGGTCAACGCATCCAATACGCTTTAGGAGATGCCAGCAATGCTTATGGCGACATTAAAAGTGACTTCTGGCTCAACCGATTCAAACAAATCAATGTAGTACCTAACAAAACAAATGGTTACGGAGAATCGGGTGTGACTTTATACCGCAGACATATGTTGCAGCTCGAAGGTGGTTATATTGTTTTGTATGACGAACTGGAAGCTAAAACCCCTGTAAAATGGACGACTCAGTTTCATTGTCCGTATTACACCATTGAAGGACAAAATTCGGCGAATGCCAAACAGCAAAACTTCACAGTACAAACTGATTTAGGGAATGTAAATGCCAGTATTTTTGCAGACAGTCCGCTAAAAATGGCCGTACACAATCAATTTTATGAAGCAGCTGTCAACTGGAATAAAGTGACCAATGACGAAGGTCAAATCAAAGATTTTAAAAACCAATGGCATGCGGGAATCACTTCTGAAGCCAGACAAAAATTCAGATACTTAACCATTATACAGGTAAAAGACGGCAAAACGGAAATCATTAAAACAGTATCAGACAACAGTGGTTTATCACATTTTCAGGTGAGTGGCTGGGACATTCAGGTACAATTGGACGGCGAAAAACCAGCTGCCTTACAAGTGGTTGGAAAAACCGCAAAATCATTATTTAGCTATGGAAATTTACCCATTACATTTGAAGGTAAAACATTTTCACCTAAAATTGCGGGAAGTTCTGTCTTGCTTGAAATGAATGGTACTAAAATAAACAAACAGGAAGCTGTTGATGAATTACCGGATGTAGCCAAGTACGACAAAAATTAA
- a CDS encoding gluconate 5-dehydrogenase codes for MSINLFDLTGKTALITGGVHGLGMAMAKGLGHAGAKIVVNDHSSQEAVDNAIAEYKSEGIEAFGYLFDVTDETAVIAAISKIEAEVGPIDILINNAGIIKRTPIIEMEVADFEAVIKVDLTGPFIVSKNVAKGMIARGGGKIINMCSMMSELGRDSVSAYASAKGGLKMLTKNMATEWAKFNIQTNGIGPGYFATSQTAPIRVNGHPFNEFIIGRTPAGRWGNPDDLQGAAIFLSSKASDFVNGHIVYVDGGILATIGKPSNEN; via the coding sequence ATGTCAATTAACTTATTTGATTTAACGGGAAAAACAGCACTCATTACAGGAGGAGTTCACGGTTTAGGAATGGCTATGGCCAAAGGACTTGGACATGCAGGAGCAAAAATTGTAGTAAACGACCATTCCTCACAAGAAGCTGTTGATAACGCAATTGCCGAATACAAATCGGAAGGAATTGAGGCCTTCGGATACCTGTTTGATGTAACAGACGAAACTGCCGTAATTGCCGCCATCAGCAAAATTGAGGCTGAGGTGGGACCAATCGATATATTAATAAATAATGCCGGAATTATCAAAAGAACTCCAATCATAGAAATGGAAGTTGCCGATTTTGAAGCAGTAATAAAAGTAGACCTGACCGGACCTTTTATTGTATCTAAAAATGTAGCAAAAGGAATGATTGCCCGCGGAGGAGGAAAAATCATCAACATGTGTTCGATGATGAGCGAACTCGGAAGAGACTCTGTAAGTGCCTACGCCTCTGCCAAAGGCGGACTAAAAATGCTAACCAAAAACATGGCTACCGAATGGGCAAAATTCAATATTCAGACGAACGGAATTGGCCCAGGCTACTTTGCCACAAGCCAGACGGCACCTATTAGAGTAAACGGCCATCCGTTTAATGAATTTATTATCGGAAGAACTCCGGCTGGGCGCTGGGGAAATCCTGATGATTTACAAGGGGCTGCGATCTTTTTAAGTTCGAAAGCAAGTGATTTTGTAAACGGTCATATCGTGTATGTTGACGGCGGAATATTAGCAACAATAGGAAAACCTTCTAACGAAAACTAG
- a CDS encoding ROK family protein — MLTKNDTQLSKSYAIGIDIGGTSLKCGVVNELGEILFSFIVSLKEARTEKEIISLMVDAITKCTDQLKEPIVGIGIGFPGLIENDVIIGGGVNLPGFDQLPLGKILNDLTGHHVVIDNDANLMGLAELIYGAAKDSTDAVFLTIGTGIGGAIMINKGLYSGFKNRGGELGHTVIQQNGIACNCGGRGCLETYASVTALIKYYQSQNTAADQNIDGKTIIEKYLSGEEHAIKTMHHHFDYLAAGIVNFVNIFSPQKVIIGGGISEAGQFYIDELTQRVKTFAIPVAFAHTSIVAADLGNKAGLLGACANVFQKFKDLKYSTN; from the coding sequence ATGCTTACCAAAAATGATACGCAACTGTCTAAATCCTACGCAATTGGGATCGACATTGGTGGTACTTCACTTAAATGTGGTGTTGTTAATGAACTCGGAGAAATTTTATTTTCGTTTATAGTATCCTTAAAAGAAGCTCGTACCGAAAAAGAAATTATAAGCTTAATGGTCGATGCCATCACAAAATGTACCGATCAGTTAAAAGAACCAATTGTGGGGATCGGAATTGGTTTTCCGGGTCTGATTGAAAATGATGTGATCATTGGCGGCGGTGTAAACTTACCCGGTTTTGACCAATTGCCCCTGGGTAAAATTCTAAACGATTTAACCGGACATCATGTTGTAATTGATAATGATGCCAACTTAATGGGGCTTGCCGAATTAATTTACGGAGCAGCCAAAGACAGTACCGATGCCGTTTTTCTAACGATTGGTACCGGAATAGGCGGTGCCATCATGATTAACAAAGGCTTGTACAGCGGTTTCAAAAATCGCGGAGGTGAATTGGGCCATACCGTAATTCAGCAAAATGGCATTGCCTGCAATTGCGGCGGACGCGGCTGTCTCGAAACCTACGCCTCTGTAACGGCATTAATCAAATACTATCAGTCACAAAATACAGCCGCAGATCAAAACATTGATGGGAAAACCATCATCGAAAAATACCTTTCGGGAGAAGAGCACGCGATAAAAACCATGCACCATCATTTTGACTATTTAGCTGCCGGGATTGTCAATTTTGTCAACATCTTTAGTCCGCAAAAAGTAATCATTGGAGGCGGTATCAGCGAAGCAGGTCAGTTTTACATTGACGAACTCACCCAAAGAGTCAAAACCTTTGCTATTCCGGTTGCTTTTGCGCATACCAGCATAGTAGCGGCAGATTTGGGCAACAAAGCCGGATTACTGGGAGCCTGCGCTAATGTTTTTCAGAAATTTAAAGATTTGAAATACAGCACGAACTAA
- a CDS encoding sulfatase encodes MIFQKVIGFVCLLGILAIPFSGNAQTAARPNILIIMTDQQTADAMSIAGNKALHTPAMDKLAQNGVRFTKAYCAQPLCTPSRTAIMSGKMPFETGFVGNAPEKDGQWPDDLLMMGKIFQNGGYKTGYVGKWHLPVTTAKKSQHGFEYIENTNFQDYNDAATPSFCARFIKENKNTPFLLVASFLNPHDICEWARDEDLKMDVLEKAPPPAQCPPLPANWKIPDYEPKIVREQQKVSFRTYPTVNWTADQWRQYRWAYNRLVEKVDGYIEMVLASLKKYNIEKNTIIIFTADHGDGYAGHSWNQKQILYEESAKIPFIISKIGEWKPRTDDLLVCNGTDIIPTICGFTGVPKPAYLKGIDISKKIANPTEILRDTLVVETDFADNEELLNISGRAVISKDFKYIVYNKGDLKEQLFNLTTDPGEITNLAVNKAFKKELIAMRRYLKEWCKKNGDPFQSGL; translated from the coding sequence ATGATATTTCAAAAAGTCATAGGATTTGTTTGTTTGTTGGGGATACTGGCTATTCCTTTTTCCGGCAATGCCCAAACCGCTGCACGTCCCAATATCCTGATCATCATGACCGATCAGCAAACTGCCGATGCGATGAGTATTGCAGGAAACAAGGCCCTTCACACTCCTGCAATGGACAAACTTGCTCAAAACGGAGTCCGTTTTACTAAAGCCTACTGTGCCCAGCCTTTATGCACACCCTCCCGCACCGCCATCATGAGCGGGAAAATGCCTTTTGAAACCGGCTTTGTGGGCAACGCTCCTGAAAAAGACGGTCAATGGCCGGACGATTTACTCATGATGGGTAAAATTTTCCAAAACGGAGGATACAAAACCGGTTACGTAGGCAAATGGCACCTTCCAGTTACCACTGCCAAGAAAAGTCAGCATGGTTTTGAATACATCGAAAACACCAATTTTCAGGATTATAACGATGCGGCGACACCCTCGTTTTGTGCGCGTTTCATTAAAGAAAATAAAAACACTCCTTTTCTTTTGGTCGCTTCTTTTTTAAATCCACATGACATTTGCGAATGGGCCAGAGACGAAGATTTGAAAATGGATGTATTAGAAAAAGCACCTCCTCCAGCTCAGTGTCCGCCATTGCCGGCCAACTGGAAAATCCCCGACTACGAACCTAAAATTGTTCGCGAACAGCAAAAAGTAAGTTTCAGAACCTACCCCACTGTAAATTGGACTGCGGATCAATGGCGTCAATACCGTTGGGCCTACAATCGCTTAGTTGAAAAAGTAGACGGCTACATCGAAATGGTGCTTGCCTCTTTGAAAAAATACAACATCGAAAAAAACACGATTATCATTTTTACGGCAGATCATGGTGACGGCTATGCAGGCCATAGTTGGAATCAGAAACAAATACTCTATGAAGAATCAGCCAAAATACCATTCATCATTTCGAAAATAGGCGAATGGAAACCCCGTACCGATGATCTTCTGGTTTGTAATGGTACAGACATTATTCCGACCATTTGCGGTTTCACCGGAGTACCCAAACCAGCCTATCTGAAAGGAATTGACATCAGTAAAAAAATAGCCAATCCAACCGAAATCCTGCGGGATACTTTAGTTGTCGAAACCGATTTTGCCGATAACGAAGAACTCTTAAACATTAGCGGACGCGCTGTAATTTCTAAAGATTTTAAGTACATCGTTTACAATAAAGGCGACTTAAAAGAACAGCTTTTCAATTTAACCACAGATCCCGGAGAAATCACCAATCTGGCAGTAAACAAGGCCTTTAAAAAAGAACTAATTGCTATGCGCCGTTATTTAAAAGAATGGTGCAAAAAGAACGGAGACCCTTTTCAATCCGGTTTATAA
- a CDS encoding DUF4861 domain-containing protein, producing the protein MKIMKLLLILAFILPITSVAQTKAMVILQNNSAFDRKETVVAIPWKTILSSYPQIDTANFVVLNTLTKKQISYQLEHHGNAAIQNLLVQIDLKAKSALNLSIQKGKPEIFAPKTYARYVPERLDDFAWENDKIAFRAYGKALEKTEGDAYGYDVWVKRTDKLVVNDRYKRNDYHIDHGDGLDYYHVGHTLGAGNMAPYVKDTIRYSGNYHQWKILDKGPLRTTFQLTFDSWNAGGIKVKATKIISIDAGSQLNRIENIYTFDDKNPLPVVVGIIRREKAGILSLNEQQGIMGYWEPAFDKEGTTGLGSILTTPATIMWVNKEQLLTKTAVKNNEPLVYYTGAVWDKAGKITSAKQWFNYLDHFNEELKNPLIISVK; encoded by the coding sequence ATGAAAATAATGAAACTCCTTCTTATACTGGCTTTCATTTTGCCAATTACCTCAGTTGCACAAACAAAAGCAATGGTAATCCTTCAAAATAATTCAGCTTTCGACCGCAAAGAAACAGTTGTAGCCATCCCCTGGAAAACAATACTTTCCTCCTATCCGCAAATTGACACGGCTAACTTTGTCGTATTGAATACCCTCACCAAAAAACAGATCTCCTATCAGTTAGAACATCACGGGAATGCTGCCATTCAAAATCTACTGGTACAAATTGATCTAAAAGCAAAATCAGCGCTGAATCTTTCCATTCAAAAAGGAAAACCGGAAATTTTTGCTCCCAAAACCTATGCCCGTTACGTTCCGGAACGCCTGGATGATTTTGCCTGGGAAAATGATAAAATTGCCTTCCGTGCCTATGGAAAAGCTCTTGAAAAAACAGAAGGTGACGCTTACGGTTATGATGTATGGGTGAAAAGAACCGATAAATTAGTCGTAAACGATCGCTACAAACGCAACGATTATCACATCGATCACGGTGACGGATTAGATTATTATCATGTGGGGCACACTTTAGGAGCAGGAAATATGGCTCCCTATGTAAAAGATACTATCCGATATTCCGGCAATTATCACCAATGGAAAATACTGGACAAAGGGCCTTTACGCACCACTTTTCAGCTCACTTTTGATTCCTGGAATGCCGGCGGTATAAAAGTGAAAGCCACAAAAATCATTTCTATAGATGCCGGTTCACAGCTCAACCGAATTGAGAACATTTATACGTTTGATGATAAAAATCCGCTGCCGGTAGTTGTTGGAATTATCAGACGGGAAAAAGCAGGTATTCTTTCCTTAAACGAACAGCAAGGCATAATGGGATATTGGGAACCTGCTTTTGACAAAGAAGGTACTACCGGACTAGGTTCGATACTAACAACCCCGGCAACTATTATGTGGGTCAACAAAGAACAATTGCTGACCAAAACCGCTGTTAAAAACAACGAGCCTTTAGTCTATTACACAGGTGCAGTCTGGGACAAAGCCGGAAAAATTACCTCGGCCAAACAATGGTTCAATTACCTCGATCATTTTAATGAAGAACTGAAAAATCCTTTAATCATCAGTGTAAAATAG
- a CDS encoding two-component regulator propeller domain-containing protein, which translates to MKKTIAIAVLFYLILFAAKSQAQVQDRYFRTISVDKGLSQSSVFAIAQDTLGFIWIGTQDGLNRYDSKGFKVYRPIRNVKNSLQSYYIRSLFTDHKGQLWVGGNQGISVYNYNTDSFTNYKLPRSIGEWYISSITEDAAHKIWATSITGEVFVLDPEEQNFTAIRFNASSHEIKKIAYIGLWQKQIILGTDVGLFKLNPNSHQLIRINLGAKKPYINAVYADAKQLWVATEGEGVIRYNAENGQVSALLHTSGANSIADNNIRCVGKDTEGNIWLGTFKGLTVFNPKTNTFSNYYHQIAQPYTISQNSVRCFFKDKQNGIWLGTYYGGLNYYHKSDIKFNLLSQNSGKPSLNDEVIGAIKQDAKGNFWIGSNDKGVNYWNKNANTISYFSNSENNPNSLSSNNIKAIEFDDNGNVLIGTHNGGLNVLNPNTGFAQRFRHDENNPNTIAGDLVYSLLKDSKGRIWVGTRSGLDQFHPETKSFTHIHLDKAGKRLASDDITFLFEDSKHRIWIGTTNGVTLFYPDTNLFAAIGHGKLSDDIVNCVTEDSKHRIWIGTREGLRLYDETQESFKTIKARKDFVKETIYGIIPDDEGSLWISTNSGLIKFNPDNGFVQTFDESDGLQNKQFNDYAFCKAKDGMLLFGGIKGLSYFYPAMVKQQPLPLKLSFTALEVLNKTVAAGDDTDILEEHMDQTNELEIGPEYKQFSIFFNTFNYISSNRTYYYYKLEGIDKDWQRTDELKVSYSNLPAGKYNFQIKAIGPNGEMSAVRNLKIVILPPWYKTIWFSLLLLTIIGTAAYIGFKIIKERIKAVQQLKLERIDKERVSYINQVKMDFFTNVSHELRTPLTLILAPLEELLKMPFADKVSKKKHELMFINAKRLYNLVDQLFEFRKTEMGTRQLKVGKADLVGFTQEIFESFKPLSEKNSIHYTYHSEEPQLPFYFDKDAMEKILFNLLSNAFKYTKTGQSIAVTVAKKNDTVQIKVTDTGVGISAEDLSKVFDRFYQVNNREMNLGSGVGLAFTKRLVELHHGEITAESKMQEGSSFIVTIPISDAVYKNDQHVEESAYDLSILSDNDLENEDALLPEENEVIESNQPIKLLIVDDNREILDYLQDYFSKIYDVTVAYDGQMALELLELHPFDLIISDVMMPELDGLHFCKRVKQNINTSHIPLMLLTARTETSQQIKGLEMGADDYVTKPFSTPLLAAKITNLLRSRKRLKEYYSVGKEMVPENIAFNTLDEEFLKQAIRIVEDHLANSEFSVDQFSKEIGMSRSNLYLKLKAITGESAMDFIKRIRFKKAVELMQSKRYTIAQITYMCGFNSPSYFSTAFKQHYGCMPSEYLAKIDPTQE; encoded by the coding sequence ATGAAGAAAACGATTGCCATAGCTGTGCTTTTCTATCTTATACTTTTTGCCGCTAAAAGTCAGGCTCAGGTACAGGATAGATACTTCCGTACAATTTCGGTTGATAAAGGCCTCTCGCAAAGTTCTGTTTTTGCCATTGCACAGGACACACTTGGCTTTATCTGGATTGGTACGCAGGACGGGCTAAATCGTTATGACAGTAAGGGTTTTAAAGTGTATCGTCCGATCAGGAATGTTAAAAACAGTTTACAGTCCTACTACATCCGAAGTTTGTTTACCGATCACAAAGGACAATTATGGGTAGGCGGTAATCAGGGAATCAGCGTTTACAATTACAATACAGACAGTTTCACCAATTACAAACTTCCGCGAAGTATTGGCGAATGGTACATCTCTTCGATCACAGAAGACGCTGCCCATAAAATCTGGGCGACTTCGATTACCGGAGAAGTTTTTGTGCTGGATCCCGAAGAACAAAATTTCACAGCCATCCGATTTAATGCTTCTTCACACGAAATCAAAAAAATTGCCTACATCGGTCTTTGGCAAAAACAAATAATTCTCGGAACAGATGTTGGCCTTTTCAAACTAAACCCCAATTCGCATCAGCTGATACGAATTAACTTAGGCGCTAAAAAACCGTATATCAATGCTGTCTATGCCGACGCAAAACAGTTGTGGGTGGCCACCGAAGGCGAAGGTGTCATTCGGTACAATGCCGAAAATGGTCAGGTTAGCGCACTGCTTCACACCTCAGGAGCAAACAGTATTGCCGATAATAATATCAGATGTGTGGGAAAAGATACGGAGGGAAATATTTGGCTCGGAACTTTTAAGGGCCTTACCGTTTTTAATCCTAAAACCAACACTTTCAGCAACTATTACCATCAGATAGCACAGCCTTACACCATCAGTCAAAACTCGGTTCGCTGTTTCTTTAAAGACAAACAAAACGGAATCTGGCTCGGAACCTATTACGGAGGTTTAAACTATTACCATAAAAGCGATATAAAATTCAATCTGTTAAGTCAAAACTCCGGGAAACCCTCTTTGAATGATGAGGTTATTGGCGCAATCAAACAAGATGCAAAAGGCAATTTTTGGATTGGAAGTAATGACAAAGGCGTAAATTACTGGAACAAAAATGCCAACACCATCAGTTATTTTTCAAATAGCGAAAACAACCCAAACAGCTTAAGTTCGAACAATATCAAAGCCATCGAATTTGATGATAACGGAAATGTATTAATAGGTACGCACAACGGCGGATTAAATGTACTCAACCCGAATACCGGTTTTGCACAGCGTTTTCGCCATGACGAAAACAATCCCAACACGATTGCAGGTGATTTGGTTTACAGTCTGTTAAAAGATTCAAAAGGTCGTATCTGGGTTGGTACCCGATCAGGTTTAGACCAGTTTCATCCCGAAACAAAATCGTTTACACACATCCACTTAGACAAGGCCGGAAAGCGACTTGCATCAGACGATATTACCTTTCTTTTTGAAGACAGCAAACACCGAATCTGGATTGGGACGACCAATGGCGTAACACTTTTTTATCCGGACACTAATTTATTTGCGGCTATTGGTCATGGCAAGTTAAGTGATGATATTGTAAACTGTGTCACCGAAGATTCAAAACACCGAATCTGGATTGGCACCCGCGAAGGATTGCGTTTGTATGATGAAACGCAGGAATCTTTCAAAACGATTAAAGCCCGAAAAGATTTCGTCAAAGAAACCATTTACGGTATCATTCCGGACGATGAAGGAAGTTTGTGGATTTCGACCAACAGCGGATTAATCAAATTTAATCCGGACAATGGTTTTGTACAGACTTTTGACGAAAGTGACGGTTTACAAAACAAGCAGTTCAACGATTATGCCTTTTGCAAAGCCAAAGATGGTATGCTGCTTTTTGGCGGAATTAAAGGGCTCTCTTATTTTTATCCTGCCATGGTAAAACAGCAGCCACTTCCTTTAAAATTAAGTTTTACCGCTTTAGAAGTATTAAACAAAACCGTTGCCGCCGGTGATGATACCGACATACTCGAAGAACATATGGACCAGACCAACGAATTGGAAATTGGACCTGAATACAAACAATTCAGTATCTTTTTTAATACGTTTAATTACATTTCTTCCAATCGGACTTATTATTATTACAAGTTGGAAGGAATCGACAAAGACTGGCAGCGAACTGATGAACTTAAAGTAAGCTACAGCAACTTGCCTGCAGGAAAATACAACTTCCAAATCAAAGCCATTGGACCTAATGGAGAGATGAGTGCCGTTCGAAACCTAAAAATTGTCATTCTTCCGCCCTGGTACAAAACCATCTGGTTTTCACTGTTGTTACTTACCATCATTGGTACGGCAGCCTATATTGGTTTTAAAATTATAAAAGAACGAATAAAAGCCGTTCAGCAATTAAAACTGGAACGAATTGATAAAGAACGAGTAAGCTATATCAATCAGGTAAAAATGGATTTCTTTACCAATGTTTCTCATGAGTTAAGAACACCTCTAACCCTGATTTTAGCACCTCTGGAAGAACTTTTAAAAATGCCGTTTGCCGATAAAGTTTCCAAAAAGAAACATGAATTAATGTTTATCAATGCCAAAAGACTCTATAATTTGGTCGATCAGCTTTTTGAGTTTAGAAAAACCGAAATGGGTACGCGACAATTAAAAGTAGGCAAAGCTGATCTTGTGGGTTTTACACAGGAGATTTTTGAATCTTTTAAACCGCTTTCAGAGAAAAACAGCATTCACTATACCTATCATTCTGAAGAGCCGCAGCTGCCGTTTTATTTTGACAAAGATGCCATGGAGAAGATACTGTTCAATCTTTTATCCAATGCCTTTAAATACACTAAAACCGGGCAAAGTATTGCAGTAACGGTAGCGAAGAAAAATGATACGGTACAAATAAAAGTCACTGACACGGGGGTCGGAATTAGTGCGGAAGATTTATCTAAGGTTTTCGACCGTTTCTATCAGGTAAACAATCGCGAAATGAATTTGGGTTCCGGTGTTGGTTTGGCCTTTACCAAACGCCTGGTCGAACTGCATCATGGTGAAATTACCGCCGAAAGCAAAATGCAGGAAGGAAGCAGTTTTATTGTAACCATTCCTATTTCAGATGCGGTTTACAAAAACGATCAGCACGTGGAAGAATCGGCTTACGACTTGTCTATACTTTCCGACAATGACCTTGAAAATGAAGATGCCCTGCTGCCGGAAGAAAATGAAGTGATTGAGAGCAATCAGCCGATAAAACTTCTTATTGTAGACGATAACAGAGAAATTTTAGATTATTTGCAGGATTATTTCAGCAAAATATACGACGTTACCGTGGCCTACGACGGGCAAATGGCGCTGGAACTTCTGGAACTTCATCCTTTTGATCTGATCATCAGTGATGTCATGATGCCTGAGCTCGATGGTCTGCATTTTTGCAAACGCGTCAAACAAAACATCAATACGTCGCATATTCCGTTGATGCTTTTAACCGCAAGAACCGAAACCAGCCAGCAAATTAAAGGACTCGAAATGGGTGCCGACGATTATGTTACCAAACCGTTTTCGACACCTTTACTGGCAGCAAAAATCACCAACCTGTTGCGATCCCGCAAACGACTGAAAGAATATTACTCTGTTGGAAAAGAAATGGTTCCTGAAAATATTGCTTTTAATACTCTGGACGAAGAGTTCTTAAAACAGGCCATTCGTATTGTAGAAGACCATCTGGCGAATTCGGAATTTTCGGTGGATCAGTTTAGTAAAGAAATCGGAATGAGCCGATCAAACCTGTATTTAAAACTAAAAGCCATTACCGGAGAATCGGCTATGGACTTTATCAAACGAATCCGATTTAAAAAAGCAGTCGAGCTGATGCAAAGCAAACGTTACACCATTGCACAAATTACATACATGTGCGGTTTCAACTCGCCTTCTTATTTCTCTACGGCTTTTAAACAGCATTATGGCTGTATGCCGAGCGAATATTTGGCCAAAATCGACCCTACACAAGAATAA